One genomic segment of Tubulanus polymorphus chromosome 4, tnTubPoly1.2, whole genome shotgun sequence includes these proteins:
- the LOC141903213 gene encoding dual specificity mitogen-activated protein kinase kinase 6-like isoform X2, with translation MAGKRRKQNLKFDFNDMNQTPPSPVPPRNLQDHATLTVDGQDYDVDATDLETIIELGRGAYGVVEKMKHQPTGLIMAVKRIAVTVNTKEQKRLRMDLDVSMQSSSCPYTIRFYGALFREGDVWICMELMDTSLDKFYKEAFKLKNSIPEEILGTIAAAVVNALHFLKEELNVIHRDIKPSNILINRNGQVKICDFGISGHLVDSVAKTMDAGCKPYMAPERINPEKDQKGYDVRTDVWSLGITMIELATGKFPYNSWATPFDQLRAVVQDPAPTLPPNQFSSEFEDFIVQCLKKPYVERPNYKKLLEHAFIKKYEGLNVDISPFVNEILGPVVSDATEAS, from the exons ATGGCAG GGAAGAGAAGgaaacaaaatttgaaatttgacttcAATGATATGAACCAGACCCCGCCTAGTCCTGT GCCACCGCGTAACCTTCAGGATCATGCTACGCTCACAGTTGACGGTCAAGATTACGACGTAGACGCCACTGATTTAGAGACGATCATTGAACTCGGTCGCGGGGCGTACGGAGTCGTTGAGAAGATGAAACATCAACCAACTGGATTAATTATGGCTGTCAAG CGAATTGCTGTCACTGTAAACACAAAAGAACAAAAACGATTGCGTATGGATCTTGACGTGTCGATGCAAAGCAGTTCTTGTCCTTATACCATTCGATTTTACGGTGCTCTATTTCGGGAG GGTGATGTGTGGATTTGCATGGAGCTCATGGATACATCTTtggacaaattttataaagaaGCTTTCAAATTGAAGAATTCAATTCCCGAAGAAATTTTAGGCACTATTGCCGCCGCG GTCGTGAATGCTTTGCACTTTCTGAAAGAAGAGTTGAACGTTATTCACAGAGATATCAAACCATCGAATATATTAATAAATCGTAACGGACAGGTTAAAATATGTGACTTTGGCATCAGCGGACATTTAGTGGATTCTGTCGCTAAAACAATGGATGCTGGTTGTAAACCTTACATGGCG CCTGAAAGAATTAATCCAGAAAAAGACCAGAAAGGGTATGATGTAAGAACCGATGTATGGAGTCTTGGTATAACTATG atCGAACTTGCAACTGGCAAGTTTCCATACAACTCGTGGGCCACGCCATTTGATCAATTGAGAGCAGTTGTCCAAGATCCAGCTCCGACACTTCCACCAAATCAGTTCTCTTCAgaatttgaagattttatcgTTCAATG CTTGAAGAAACCGTATGTCGAACGACCGAATTACAAAAAACTGCTCGAACACGCGTTTATTAAAAAGTACGAAGGCTTGAATGTTGACATTTCGCCGTTCGTGAATGAAATTCTAGGACCTGTTGTATCTGACGCGACGGAGGCGTCTTAA
- the LOC141903215 gene encoding ankyrin repeat domain-containing protein 40-like, which yields MFQEEQLRESACDGDIERVQRLIQQGVSVNSKHNINGWTPLHWACKRGHQSIVSLLLMNGAERNVTNNKGELPVELTDKLQIREILGASSDTQYKCEDLPITPNYISHPKFPYIKSSSTPANMNGYAAPAEKDEMLRSKMSSVAVPSPSLMQPNYLLHKEGILDEKELVLKVRIALAAETDFIEIELDRNKLTYENLLLTCCRELEVDRHLAYRIRKMPNTILRKDKDVRRLLDFQQIELILTSQATSAISRHYGGSQGGKQIISPAKDFKPIVY from the exons ATGTTTCAAGAGGAGCAGCTCAGAGAAAGTGCCTGTGATGGCGATATCGAACGTGTACAGCGACTTATTCAACAAGGAGTCAGTGTGAACTCGAAACACAACATCAATGGTTG GACCCCGCTTCATTGGGCGTGTAAGCGTGGGCATCAATCGATTGTTTCATTGCTTCTTATGAATGGAGCTGAACGGAATGTAACCAATAATAAAGGAGAATTACCAGTTGAATTGACTGATAAACTGCAAATTCGCGAAATACTTGGAG catCTAGTGACACACAATACAAGTGCGAAGATTTACCGATAACACCGAACTACATCAGTCATCCCAAATTTCCGTACATCAAATCTTCTTCAACTCCGGCCAACATGAACGGCTACGCTGCTCCTGCTGAGAAGGATGAGATGTTGAGAAGTAAAATGTCTTCAGTTGCAGTACCTTCACCTTCATTAATGCAGCCAAATTATTTACTTCACAAAGAGGGTATTTTAGATGAAAAAG AGTTAGTTCTGAAGGTACGAATTGCTTTAGCGGCCGAAAcggatttcatcgaaatcgaGTTGGATCGTAACAAACTCACGTACGAAAATCTGCTGCTGACGTGTTGTCGAGAGCTCGAGGTCGACAGACATCTCGCGTATAGAATCCGTAAAATGCCGAACACGATTTTGAGAAAGGACAAAGACGTGCGACGATTGCTGGATTTCCAGCAGAtcgaactgattttaactagTCAAGCGACTAGCGCGATATCGAGACATTACGGTGGTAGTCAAGGTGGTAAACAGATCATTTCTCCTGCCAAAGATTTCAAACCAATCGTTTATTGA
- the LOC141903359 gene encoding zonadhesin-like, which yields MAPLTGNWDATCISEITQINHSDLKDANPLLIVINNKLSSSPYVGLPGDYQVGCELGMFFVRSAQCSIDVTFRDFTVIIQLGKATINTYAGNLIGLCGNCDGDKTNDLDNCSQGTMTIGSIGRTTLRNSCLASDAELSLRPSCVNPTPPVTCEKSILDALGSDKEKCALLKSSPGPFAQCLASGVVDVSPFFESCKKDACYTRADINKQKEIICASLSTFEVKCREAGFTTDVWRSATFCPTPECPQNSHYNHSAVTPRPTCTQPFQYHAANAVKLPLCICDDGYMLSGQICVLKSKCDVCVQSQCKNGGICEPQNSGYRCICQKDFTGDYCENGPGNLCDPNPCNGGVCQIDPYGEVVCQCPESLTGERCTTPVPVDPCSPNPCKNGLCQILLVNGVPNTYTCSCDPDYTGDQCQCGPNTPYDANSGECVSNPCSANPCGTNGQCVQSAAGHTCNCNAGFTGDQCQCGPNTPYDANSGTCVSNPCSANPCGSNGQCVQSAAGYTCNCNADFTGDQCQCGPNTPYDANTRACKSGESFSD from the exons atcaataataaattgtcttCAAGTCCATATGTTGGATTACCCGGTGATTACCAGGTTGGTTGTGAATTGGGAATGTTTTTTGTGAGAAGCGCTCAATGCAGTATTGATGTCACATTTAGAGATTTTACGGTGATCATACAGCTCGGAAAAGCAACTATAAATACCTACGCAG GTAATCTGATTGGTCTATGCGGTAACTGTGATGGAGATAAAACTAACGACCTCGATAATTGTTCACAAGGCACGATGACGATCGGTTCTATAGGAAGAACGACATTAAGGAATTCCTGTTTAGCGAGCGATGCAGAATTATCATTAAGGCCAAG TTGCGTCAACCCGACACCTCCAGTTACCTgcgaaaaaagtattcttgaTGCATTGGGATCGGACAAAGAAAAATGCGCTCTGTTAAA gTCCTCACCGGGCCCATTCGCCCAGTGTTTGGCTAGTGGCGTGGTGGACGTTTCGCCtttttttgaatcatgtaaaaaGGACGCGTGTTACACACGAGCagatataaacaaacaaaaagaaataatttgcGCGAGTCTTAGCACATTTGAGGTGAAATGTAGAGAAGCTGGGTTTACAACTGATGTTTGGAGATCAGCAACTTTCTGTC CGACACCTGAATGCCCACAAAATTCACATTACAACCACAGTGCTGTTACCCCTCGACCAACATGCACACAACCGTTCCAATACCATGCAGCAAACGCCGTCAAATTACCATTGTGTATTTGCGACGATGGGTACATGCTTTCTGGACAAATATGTGTTCTCAAATCAAAATGCG ATGTATGTGTTCAGTCTCAGTGTAAAAATGGTGGAATTTGTGAACCACAGAACAGTGGTTACAGATGTATCTGTCAAAAGGACTTTACAGGAGATTACTGTGAAAACG GTCCTGGTAATTTGTGTGATCCAAATCCATGCAATGGTGGGGTGTGCCAGATTGATCCATATGGTGAAGTAGTTTGCCAATGTCCAGAATCCCTTACTGGTGAACGATGTACAACTCCAGTACCTGTTG ATCCCTGTTCGCCAAACCCATGTAAAAATGGTCTGTGCCAAATTCTGCTGGTAAATGGCGTTCCGAACACATACACTTGCAGCTGTGATCCGGATTATACTGGGGATCAATGTCAATGCGGCCCTAACACACCTTACGACGCTAACTCTGGTGAATGTGTCA gtAATCCATGCTCGGCAAACCCATGTGGTACCAATGGACAATGTGTTCAATCTGCAGCAGGTCACACTTGTAACTGTAATGCGGGTTTTACCGGTGATCAATGTCAATGTGGCCCTAACACACCTTACGACGCTAACTCTGGTACATGTGTCA GTAATCCATGCTCGGCTAACCCATGTGGTTCCAATGGACAATGTGTTCAATCTGCAGCAGGTTACACTTGTAACTGTAATGCGGATTTTACCGGTGATCAATGTCAATGCGGCCCTAATACACCTTACGACGCGAACACTCGCGCATGCAAATCAGGTGAATCATTTTCTGACTGA
- the LOC141903213 gene encoding dual specificity mitogen-activated protein kinase kinase 6-like isoform X1 has translation MPHKGFLYHLFSCCLDSSPRTFTQQDIHYNAEYLFPGLIMAGKRRKQNLKFDFNDMNQTPPSPVPPRNLQDHATLTVDGQDYDVDATDLETIIELGRGAYGVVEKMKHQPTGLIMAVKRIAVTVNTKEQKRLRMDLDVSMQSSSCPYTIRFYGALFREGDVWICMELMDTSLDKFYKEAFKLKNSIPEEILGTIAAAVVNALHFLKEELNVIHRDIKPSNILINRNGQVKICDFGISGHLVDSVAKTMDAGCKPYMAPERINPEKDQKGYDVRTDVWSLGITMIELATGKFPYNSWATPFDQLRAVVQDPAPTLPPNQFSSEFEDFIVQCLKKPYVERPNYKKLLEHAFIKKYEGLNVDISPFVNEILGPVVSDATEAS, from the exons ATGCCACATAAAGGTTTTCTCTATCATCTCTTCTCGTGTTGTCTCGACTCCTCCCCACGTACTTTTACACAACAG gatataCATTACAACGCCGAGTATCTCTTTCCAGGCCTCATCATGGCAG GGAAGAGAAGgaaacaaaatttgaaatttgacttcAATGATATGAACCAGACCCCGCCTAGTCCTGT GCCACCGCGTAACCTTCAGGATCATGCTACGCTCACAGTTGACGGTCAAGATTACGACGTAGACGCCACTGATTTAGAGACGATCATTGAACTCGGTCGCGGGGCGTACGGAGTCGTTGAGAAGATGAAACATCAACCAACTGGATTAATTATGGCTGTCAAG CGAATTGCTGTCACTGTAAACACAAAAGAACAAAAACGATTGCGTATGGATCTTGACGTGTCGATGCAAAGCAGTTCTTGTCCTTATACCATTCGATTTTACGGTGCTCTATTTCGGGAG GGTGATGTGTGGATTTGCATGGAGCTCATGGATACATCTTtggacaaattttataaagaaGCTTTCAAATTGAAGAATTCAATTCCCGAAGAAATTTTAGGCACTATTGCCGCCGCG GTCGTGAATGCTTTGCACTTTCTGAAAGAAGAGTTGAACGTTATTCACAGAGATATCAAACCATCGAATATATTAATAAATCGTAACGGACAGGTTAAAATATGTGACTTTGGCATCAGCGGACATTTAGTGGATTCTGTCGCTAAAACAATGGATGCTGGTTGTAAACCTTACATGGCG CCTGAAAGAATTAATCCAGAAAAAGACCAGAAAGGGTATGATGTAAGAACCGATGTATGGAGTCTTGGTATAACTATG atCGAACTTGCAACTGGCAAGTTTCCATACAACTCGTGGGCCACGCCATTTGATCAATTGAGAGCAGTTGTCCAAGATCCAGCTCCGACACTTCCACCAAATCAGTTCTCTTCAgaatttgaagattttatcgTTCAATG CTTGAAGAAACCGTATGTCGAACGACCGAATTACAAAAAACTGCTCGAACACGCGTTTATTAAAAAGTACGAAGGCTTGAATGTTGACATTTCGCCGTTCGTGAATGAAATTCTAGGACCTGTTGTATCTGACGCGACGGAGGCGTCTTAA
- the LOC141903209 gene encoding protein tweety homolog 2-like isoform X8 — protein sequence MIMAKSGYLVTEDSWSTNQVQQYEVQWLANFFHSFPHVNLSFTLTDSTFDPQNSSYQESLLFLSCLPLVWMVLTMIGFIAYFCYRCCQPDPTPKKQVRGRCLKWTLAVLLIVTGAATGVGFLGNEKLHQGIETSADAAESGNLVFQGILSNVYTLETKINSTLEKNLKPIEDSVNKSSSLSLDPPAKNALLKTIKSVKDQANSILNSITNINKHAKKVDIQKFVDYTRQYEFYRWVALIGLFCLLVIICLLYLLSVGKSSKCLIISCTCVAVFYLFLSWIVTGAFLGTAMATGDFCVDPDEYIRSESNAVDQGVMEYYMNCDGKVNPFSNELRKSQDSMREIVKTSTKLFQDMKSFFKKAERQKIKANCRSIRTNMDESVGVLQQLTAAVDCHGIHKAYVDMLNGVCHTGLAGLGFLVVAGIGLGILLSDIIIIASRVWRYFGIKVLISSTTTTRSPNGSMRRFESRKEYCTIDEDDPFIPRASNSPSYHR from the exons ATGATAATGGCAAAATCAGGAtatttagtgaccgaagaCAGCTGGAGTACAAACCAAGTGCAACAATATGAAGTTCAGTGGCTTGCGAACTTCTTTCATTCGTTCCCTCACGTAAATTTATCTTTTACGTTAACGGACTCGACGTTTGACCCTCAGAATTCCAGCTATCAAGAG AGtcttctatttttatcatgtcTACCACTAGTATGGATGGTGCTGACAATGATAGGATTTATTGCGTATTTTTGTTACCGATGCTGTCAACCGGATCCGACTCCGAAAAAACAAGTGCGAGGTAGATGTCTGAAATGGACGCTAGCGGTTTTGCTAATCGTCACTGG CGCTGCGACTGGAGTTGGATTTCTGGGtaatgaaaaattacatcaaGGTATTGAAACATCGGCAGATGCTGCTGAATCGGGAAATTTAGTTTTCCAAGGAATTTTAAGTAAT gtttacACGTTAGAAACGAAAATCAATTCGACGTTAGAAAAGAATCTGAAACCGATTGAAGACAGCGTCAACAAATCGTCGTCGTTATCGCTGGATCCACCGGCGAAGAACGCGCTGTTGAAAACGATCAAATCCGTTAAAGACCAAGCGAACAGCATCCTGAATTCAATAACTAATATCAATAAACACGCCAAGAAAGTCGATATTCAGAAATTCGTAGATTATACGCGACAGTACGAATTCTACAG ATGGGTGGCTTTGATCGGTCTGTTCTGTTTACTGGTTATAATATGTCTGCTTTACCTGTTGAGTGTTGGCAAGTCTTCAAAATGTCTCATCATTTC ATGTACATGTGTGGCCGTATTCTACTTGTTTCTGTCATGGATTGTGACTGGGGCATTCCTGGGCACTGCAATG GCGACAGGAGATTTTTGCGTAGATCCAGATGAGTATATTCGCAGTGAAAGTAATGCCGTTGATCAAG GTGTAATGGAGTACTATATGAATTGTGATGGTAAAGTAAACCCATTCAGTAAT GAATTAAGAAAGTCGCAGGACTCCATGCGAGAAATCGTGAAGACATCCACAAAGTTATTCCAGGATATGAAATCGTTTTTCAAAAAGGCTGAGCGACAAAAG ATAAAGGCAAATTGTCGAAGTATCCGCACAAATATGGACGAATCGGTGGGAGTGCTCCAGCAACTTACTGCGGCAGTCGACTGTCACGGTATACATAAAGCTTACGTCGATATGTTAAACGGTGTCTGTCATACAGGATT GGCTGGATTAGGATTTTTGGTCGTCGCTGGAATTGGTTTAGGGATATTGCTGAGCGATATTATCATAATCGCATCGCGAGTGTGGAGATATTTCGGCATCAA GGTATTGATATCTTCGACAACGACCACGAGGTCGCCGAACGGCTCAATGCGCAGATTTGAATCCAG